In a single window of the Spirochaetota bacterium genome:
- a CDS encoding SDR family oxidoreductase, which yields MDLNDKCILLTGASSGIGKALLEELTKYNTTIVVGDINPGAIAQNKHVKAVRCDVSKQKDIDMLFKKALAIMGKIDICIANAGFAYYEKLQKADYNHIHKIVSVNYIAPIYFLEKMMEINKGKEACMVFTASAMAKLPLPGYALYSATKAALDGFAYSFNFEKEKNFHLVVVYPIATKTEFFKTAGEGTPVPFPTQTPQEVAQEVIKGILHNKRYVFPSKIFRCMMIVNRILPFALWCYAKVEQYKFKKWLESSGRK from the coding sequence ATGGATCTTAACGATAAATGCATACTATTGACAGGTGCTTCATCCGGGATAGGGAAAGCATTGCTGGAAGAATTAACAAAATACAATACAACAATTGTGGTTGGAGATATTAATCCCGGTGCTATTGCACAAAATAAACATGTAAAAGCAGTACGCTGTGATGTTAGCAAACAAAAAGATATCGACATGTTGTTTAAAAAAGCACTTGCCATTATGGGGAAAATTGATATCTGCATTGCAAATGCTGGTTTTGCCTACTATGAAAAATTACAAAAAGCTGACTACAATCATATCCACAAAATTGTGTCGGTTAATTATATTGCCCCAATTTATTTTCTTGAGAAGATGATGGAGATAAATAAAGGAAAAGAAGCATGTATGGTATTTACTGCTTCTGCAATGGCAAAATTACCGTTGCCGGGGTATGCATTATATTCAGCTACCAAAGCTGCTCTTGATGGGTTTGCCTATTCATTTAATTTTGAAAAGGAAAAAAACTTTCACCTTGTAGTGGTTTATCCCATAGCAACCAAAACTGAATTTTTTAAAACAGCAGGTGAGGGAACACCGGTACCTTTTCCCACGCAAACACCACAAGAAGTTGCCCAAGAAGTTATCAAAGGGATTCTGCACAATAAACGGTATGTGTTCCCTTCAAAAATATTCAGATGCATGATGATTGTAAACAGGATTCTACCGTTTGCCCTGTGGTGTTATGCCAAAGTTGAACAGTATAAATTTAAAAAGTGGCTTGAATCATCGGGGCGCAAATAA
- a CDS encoding GDSL-type esterase/lipase family protein — MIKPLKTIEKLKNGQAVTIVALGDSLTYGWMVDKGYIDYFHDFLKSHYPTASISIINKGIPGDTADGGLHRVSYDVISYNPDCVLIQFALNDYACGYSPHVFGNYIRAIINAIQAQLPSDIVLLTSVWFGDFPEAKNAYKLYDTILSIADEYNLPVSKTHEYWKNTVNKGTPLQELVQFDGVHPTEEGYYIMARALQDLFS, encoded by the coding sequence ATGATTAAACCACTGAAAACTATTGAAAAACTTAAAAATGGCCAGGCTGTCACCATCGTTGCTTTAGGTGACTCATTAACCTATGGATGGATGGTTGATAAGGGATATATTGATTATTTTCATGATTTTTTAAAATCACACTACCCAACTGCATCAATTAGCATAATCAATAAAGGTATACCAGGCGACACAGCCGATGGCGGATTGCACCGTGTTTCGTATGATGTCATCTCATACAATCCTGATTGCGTGCTTATACAGTTTGCTCTCAATGATTACGCATGCGGGTATTCACCACATGTATTTGGTAACTACATACGGGCAATAATCAATGCTATACAGGCACAATTGCCATCTGATATAGTACTGTTAACTTCTGTATGGTTTGGTGATTTCCCTGAAGCAAAAAATGCGTATAAATTATATGATACAATATTATCTATTGCTGATGAGTATAATCTTCCAGTATCAAAGACACATGAGTACTGGAAAAACACTGTCAACAAAGGCACACCATTACAGGAACTTGTACAGTTTGATGGCGTACACCCAACCGAAGAAGGCTACTATATAATGGCACGTGCATTACAGGATTTATTCAGCTAA
- a CDS encoding HAD family hydrolase, with amino-acid sequence MGINGVIFDLDGTLLDTIADLAYSVNSVLKRYGYRTHPVEEYNQFIGDGMAMLIQRAVGETCSDKDITKLVAELKDEYAKNWNRETKQYPGVYDLLQELSHKKIKISVFSNKSHEFTVAMVEYYFSGIAFSTILGLQDSIPRKPDPYGALLIARTMQLEPTQIAMIGDSATDIEMAHACGMYSIGVSWGYRPVALLLQHHPHAIAHTPEDIIRIITSVT; translated from the coding sequence ATGGGAATTAACGGTGTCATATTTGACCTGGATGGGACACTTCTGGATACTATAGCAGATTTGGCATACAGTGTAAACAGTGTCCTGAAACGTTATGGGTATCGCACACATCCGGTGGAGGAATATAACCAGTTTATTGGTGATGGGATGGCAATGCTCATCCAGCGTGCGGTAGGGGAAACCTGTTCAGATAAAGATATTACAAAGCTTGTTGCTGAATTGAAAGATGAGTATGCAAAAAACTGGAACAGAGAAACAAAACAGTATCCAGGTGTGTATGACCTTTTACAGGAACTATCGCACAAAAAAATCAAGATTTCCGTTTTTTCAAATAAATCACATGAGTTTACTGTAGCAATGGTTGAATACTATTTTTCAGGTATTGCATTCAGCACAATTTTAGGGCTGCAAGATTCCATCCCCCGCAAGCCTGACCCATATGGTGCACTGCTTATTGCCCGCACCATGCAATTAGAACCAACACAGATTGCCATGATTGGTGATTCGGCTACGGACATTGAGATGGCGCATGCATGTGGTATGTATAGCATTGGCGTAAGCTGGGGCTATAGACCTGTTGCGTTGCTTTTACAGCATCATCCCCATGCAATAGCCCACACGCCTGAAGACATCATACGAATTATCACTTCAGTAACGTAA
- the guaB gene encoding IMP dehydrogenase has protein sequence MKPKDGYSAEELLNSTQGLSYNDFIILPGYIDFNPDDVDLETQLTRNIKLKRPLVSSPMDTVTESKMAISLALLGGIGIIHYNNTIEEQVTLVRKVKRFENGFITDPVVLSPEHTIAHIDEIKEKFGFSGIPITVDGNLGSKLVGIVTNRDIDFETDRSKKIKDVMTTDLVTAKVGITLTQANELLKKSKKGKLPIVDDEGRLVALMSRNDLVTNREYPFASKDANKQLMVGAAISTKDESKERLQELVKAGVNVVVIDAAQGNSIYQIEMIKYIKKKYPELDVIAGNVVTVEQCENLIKAGADALRIGMGPGSICTTQVTMAVGRAQSTAVYRCSKFAKQYNIPTIADGGIATIGHIAKALAIGASTAMMGSMFAGTEEAPGEYFYENGVRLKRYRGMASLEAMEKGGSKRYFAEDSKILVAQGVSGAVVDKGSMFDYVPYLVQGLKHAFQDMGVRTIKELHEKLYKEELRFELRSLSAQIEGGVHTIYSYKEPKYL, from the coding sequence GATATTCAGCTGAAGAGCTTTTAAATTCTACTCAAGGGCTATCCTATAACGATTTTATCATATTACCGGGTTATATTGACTTTAACCCTGATGATGTTGATTTAGAAACACAATTAACTCGCAATATTAAACTCAAACGGCCTCTGGTATCCAGCCCCATGGACACGGTCACTGAATCTAAGATGGCTATCAGTTTAGCATTATTAGGGGGGATTGGGATCATTCATTACAACAATACCATTGAGGAACAGGTAACTTTAGTACGAAAAGTTAAACGATTTGAAAATGGATTTATAACAGATCCGGTTGTATTATCTCCTGAACATACTATCGCCCATATTGATGAAATTAAGGAAAAATTTGGCTTTTCAGGCATACCCATCACTGTTGATGGCAATTTAGGTTCTAAACTGGTAGGCATTGTTACCAACAGGGATATTGATTTTGAAACTGACCGGTCAAAAAAAATAAAAGATGTAATGACCACCGATCTTGTCACTGCAAAGGTTGGTATTACACTGACACAGGCAAATGAGTTACTTAAAAAATCTAAAAAGGGCAAATTACCGATAGTTGATGATGAAGGAAGGCTTGTTGCCCTGATGAGCCGTAATGACCTTGTTACCAACAGAGAATATCCCTTTGCTTCAAAAGATGCCAACAAGCAGCTAATGGTTGGAGCAGCCATTTCCACCAAGGATGAATCAAAAGAGCGATTGCAGGAACTTGTGAAAGCTGGTGTCAATGTTGTGGTTATAGATGCAGCACAGGGCAACTCCATCTACCAGATAGAAATGATTAAATATATTAAAAAGAAATACCCTGAACTTGATGTCATTGCCGGTAATGTTGTAACCGTTGAGCAATGTGAAAATCTTATCAAAGCTGGGGCAGATGCTCTTCGCATTGGCATGGGTCCAGGCTCAATCTGTACCACACAGGTTACCATGGCTGTTGGCCGTGCACAATCAACTGCGGTGTACCGCTGCAGCAAGTTTGCAAAACAATATAATATACCTACAATTGCCGACGGCGGGATTGCAACAATAGGGCATATAGCCAAAGCACTTGCAATTGGTGCATCAACTGCAATGATGGGCTCCATGTTTGCCGGTACCGAAGAAGCGCCTGGCGAATATTTTTATGAAAATGGTGTGCGCCTAAAACGTTATCGTGGTATGGCATCCCTTGAAGCCATGGAAAAAGGCGGTTCAAAACGCTATTTTGCCGAAGACTCCAAGATACTCGTAGCCCAGGGTGTTTCTGGCGCTGTGGTTGATAAAGGTTCAATGTTTGATTATGTGCCCTATCTGGTACAGGGTTTGAAACACGCTTTTCAGGATATGGGTGTGCGTACTATTAAAGAGCTTCACGAAAAGCTTTATAAAGAAGAGCTTCGCTTTGAATTGCGTTCTCTGTCAGCCCAGATTGAAGGTGGTGTGCATACCATTTATTCGTATAAAGAACCCAAGTATCTGTAG